The Rhizoctonia solani chromosome 1, complete sequence sequence AGAGTTGCGTCTTGTTGATGGAGCATCATCTGTTATTGTGAAACCTTGAGATTGTCTTGTTTTACCAAAGTATCAAATTGAATACCTTTTTAGGTGCAAATTGTTTCCCCTGTGGCGTCAGTAGCTTACTGATCGTTGCAGCATATTCGAGTGTATCGTCCTCGGTCTTTCTAAACACGCCGATATTCTTGCCACGAGCGATGTAGGACAAACCATTCTTGTAGCCGTTGGCCAGAAGCTTGTTCTTCCCGCCAGCATCAGGCATACGGACGGGACCATGCTCGTCGTCGGagtcttcatcttcatcttcactGTTCTCTTCTAAATCCGCCGTTAGATCACTAATCGCCTCTCGATCACAAAAAAGGACTTACCTTCAACTGTACTTAATTCGTCTTCCACGTCCTCCTCTTCATCGGATACGTCATGCATTTCTGTGTCTGGATCAAAATCGAAGGCATCGATCGCGTATTGTTGCTCATCAGCCTACAACGCGCCAAATCAGTTTAGCCACATTTACGAGACCGATGTCACGTACCTTGATCTTTCCCCACGAGGCCTTGTTTGTCGTCTCCCATACGCATCGGACGTATTCACGCTGGAATCGCTGAAAGCCAGCCACGTCTGGGAACCGGAAACACCATGACGAAGTTGCTCCCTCTTGGGAGAGATGAGTCCACGTAAATGACAATAAATTCTAACCTTGAATTATCAGTGTGATACACTCTATCAGATTGAGTAGTTCGTCACCTTGGACCAGCGCCCACTAAGATCCTCCGAGATAGGGTGTGCTAACCAGTATGTCCCATTCTCAATCGCAGTCAGGTAATCTAACCAAAGGCAAAAGTTACGTCAGAACCACGTTTGTAGCATCCAGTTGAACAACTCACATTCAAACTCGTCGTTCTCTACTATGTACGCCCTAACCCCAGCTTGGAACGCGAATTGTTCTATGGGTTCTGATTCCCATAAATACAGTTGCGCTTCTTCGTCAACGACCGCTGGGCGCTCGCTAACTTGAGATGATTGGGATTCTGCTTCCGGAGGTGGGGCTTTGGCTTTAACCTCAGATTTGACAGGGGTCAGGGGCGCACTCGAAGTGGCAGGAGCAGGGGAAGGGGATACAGCAGTAGCCTTCTTCGACTTTGGAGTTGCAGGTGACGCTTTggtgggtggtggtggctGATAAGTCAAGGCCGCAAGTTCTGCTTCGGTCGCAGAATCCGAGCTACGAAGATACTTGCGTTCGTACATTGCTTTCAGAATCGAAGTCTCGAAAAAGGCGGCTGTTGGGGCATTAGAGCCTATTGCCACAAATTCAAAGAAATCCCCTTCGTCCCCGTCGAGATCGGCCCATTGGAACGACGCTGTCCCTTCAAATGTACTCGAACGAAATTGAAGCGCCTCATCGAGAAGAAATACACGTTCATCCTCGGCTGGAATAAATCAGATGAGGTTCATATGCGCCTGGCCAGAACTTGCTTTACATTCATCATCCTCTTCGAGAGTTGGCTCATCGCCTTCAGCGTATACTTTAGTCACTACAAGATGGAAATGATGCTCTGTTGGAGTGCGACGGACTGTGGCCATTGCATCATTGTATCTAGCTTCCGAATTAGGGCACCGCCTTCGACGGAGGCTAGTATACGCACATGCATTCTCTGGAGCCTTTGATACTGTTAGGTCTGACTAGATATAGCTGTCCAGTTGATAGCTGTGCTAACTCAGACGCATTGGGGTCGTCTATGAGCTATCAGGGTTAGTAGACACAATAGCTCAGACAATTCAGCGCACTCACTCCACACGCGCGAAAAGACTAGTTTGAATTAGGCAATCCTATAATTAGACTTTTCAAGAGTAGTTTGAACT is a genomic window containing:
- a CDS encoding vacuolar import and degradation protein 27 → MFMLKSLFSRVWNDPNASELAQLSTGQLYLVRPNSIKGSRECIYNDAMATVRRTPTEHHFHLVVTKVYAEGDEPTLEEDDESEDERVFLLDEALQFRSSTFEGTASFQWADLDGDEGDFFEFVAIGSNAPTAAFFETSILKAMYERKYLRSSDSATEAELAALTYQPPPPTKASPATPKSKKATAVSPSPAPATSSAPLTPVKSEVKAKAPPPEAESQSSQVSERPAVVDEEAQLYLWESEPIEQFAFQAGVRAYIVENDEFEYYLTAIENGTYWLAHPISEDLSGRWSKNLLSFTWTHLSQEGATSSWCFRFPDVAGFQRFQREYVRCVWETTNKASWGKIKADEQQYAIDAFDFDPDTEMHDVSDEEEDVEDELSTVEEENSEDEDEDSDDEHGPVRMPDAGGKNKLLANGYKNGLSYIARGKNIGVFRKTEDDTLEYAATISKLLTPQGKQFAPKKMMLHQQDATLVLMNEQNPNALYQMDIETGKIVEEWKISDHLEINSMAPDSKFAQMTPQQTLVGTSHNALFRIDPRVSGDKLVDSEYKQYATKAAFSSVTTTDKGQLAVASEKGDIRLFDSIGKNAKTALPALGDPVIGVDTTADGRYVVATCRTYLLLIDTLIGEGRYAGSLGFDRSFPANAKPMPKRLQLRPEHIGYMGGHVSFTPARFNSGPESEEQFIVTSTGNFVIAWDFRKVKKGRLDRYDIKQYEQQVMADDFRMGDSKDIVVALSDNVHLTKKQALVKPTRQSLATPTNSLRSRSDIVNAPY